A portion of the Hoplias malabaricus isolate fHopMal1 chromosome 1, fHopMal1.hap1, whole genome shotgun sequence genome contains these proteins:
- the LOC136668510 gene encoding basic helix-loop-helix domain-containing protein USF3, whose translation MPEIIRNQPASQNPTRVRRKKNKETHNAVERHRKEKINAGIKRIGDLLPCSQALKQSKNMILGEAFRYITELKQQNDEMLLNGGDKVQAEEIKRLRQQLEDLRKESAHYIELLKANGINFLDDPTIHWKGKQRCAKVAKIMPTHLTPKGIIVYSNGNSTACSSAKASSLSDPVSHTDKQPVSAITIQPSCDVQLGAGQTLAVSNETQTQINDVIVSSVTPSHIPLATLIPAVSKPCLAVVEQYTAVAPVAPKLPPPVNYITLQGLCPKLAVTAPLQQTQPANSTSSLASSTSLTVPLRIQPLISLTSLPQTMISNTTLSDASSVFQQDTVRSLTHTLPTNSTLHRASSASSTQTTWTTLQLTGNTVQPVCQALATESSMSGQNAQQLSVCPVLANSPVHPTQLKVQTQASMQPQTPAPVHTPIRPRLPQLLPGPQTAVVTQTSILPQATVVSQSAVLHQPSIIPQTALLPQPQAGIASQPTILPKAVPPAQSHSYPAIQPKPQLQNAIPSQHEPQPAMPSLPTAHPVVISQAQSAIVPPLQHAVVPQPQAATLPVLQTMQVLQMSSDGTPVIGKTTPQNNPNVVILQQANPCPAPQVIREDVTNQTACQHIVIIQTPSLTPAPHSCQPTVVTTTTPNLHSQVTTSSSPCSTAVQANVSKQLVHILPRPSTQVPTQAPQTITVNGQVYVLQSAKSSEKGNSHFSQSATPIIQHTSEEFNTDVALNCLGALTNLSQSIAHVTSQSNVQLHTLGPPSYTTVQSSQAKPVSAVCVSAETVQSPAVPVSSTSVSCAVNILPRKSSAVSENQSKQICVKRARSAKRKDSKQKNKCQIAAKPVLEIASEGTEGHSYTTTEKIMNSADQNISSKSNSQSSPAVLSVAVTCNSSNICASSSSRIADNSVCSSVNGSDVDGVEASKGKEKATDTSASSHSLTVNTAVSSPQGSFAVHTSSVVLTSDTELQPNDSAVSILTSQCSTFNASLQGSGTVMRDSSTKSILTEMIPPNKLDVSSSTSCRTTESSQNKATLTSGCTAENKLVVSCADSVLHETQTINPVTSVGAAKRIPTGNLLPKIPQVQTNPTKGGNGKLVDLPHIQTQFPLSATSALCSGPSTSISTDSTAPILPQESRNLDTFNKPLKQPDINMSIAPTSHVNSLSTKFAESIQNRESVSSDHSSETPENSTQENSFSQKETVLSQEVPALGSESFESPLVTNRETESPMAGGSGSRGFSVASLLPTGHNITSCPNTFGAFSFTSEQAEIIAMAARAIFEQDSPGRRTGNCSSDNTSSTTATGWDLPKAQQTSITKERVTSQQMKQGKQTDSNMSKTPSQVSVRGPLVEVSGSGTTGVRLPLSMAYSQSQHSTLTSLNVNNLIRPSSVQPYPGSPNIGQQVSVPSPGGTAIMGTQSTSQVTQSCSGPGQVNEYTPLKSAQMRAHVSAGIAERHQKDMPKRSAQDDLVLPINKRSKPCPSSSVGRIDVKATEHVQVMTGQLATSSSRNHSDGGAPLYSGNAFMSNVLRTSEGHCPTQLAPHEQNQSTVVHLQQGHTQHVTPQPGQNVGGNLYLKHQQQQEQQRHLYQLHHHLTQPEPQIHNIQQRSLLQDQHVHKKRVVRVAQTGPPVVLQKQHHLEKSGVQQQQQQSQQHQQAAQQHQQQAQQQQQTQQHQQHPQQAQHQPQQKPQQLPQQQPTHQQQIQQQSSHSRHQHLQQQIQQQQFGSRQEKNCEGQQTGPRAHQNSHLSQQDHQPGQDHGAMQRLMSSRTLEQQLTSQASNPASRSSELSCTTSRQERHRLSSYSAEALIGKTSSAGDQRLGLHMQASRGSSQDQSELQGYVDSSRGKGSIAHNPQSRLPQDHSGAADIQRMSDCLPFKTLVGGHQLSNFEVQVSRSGDMSSKSVAPVQRGPQVQAGFRIGAGPSGDGRARGSYGTHPSTQGVQASTALSREQDACHQSFMQSLLAPHLPEQSGHQRASQGCPQVGVEYNCGPGVSSGDLQAKASSPNLHSTQNAPSMHLGDNSKGHISQVSGNLHGSGVRSVLPHPPPTSHSSSDTGRVQGSTRSLSSVGQRTHHVGPDPQSTKIRPGDRSRSGNLRSVNSFETEGSLPLPSSGGVLLGRPQAGGEPRRRGIVRFMADGAQASSDNNLVSDQHLTQNFGFSFIAEGGINPPPPINANASFIPPVSQPSASRTPLLPVEPQNTLPSFYPSYSPAAHPSLPSEIPIQYFSNQMFTSPSADKSSTAPLNNRFGSILSPPRPVGFAQASYPLLTDITPMPIANSSGITPHLSNFNLTSLFPEIATAMPPDGSSMPMSPLLSLANTSSSDSSKQSNRPAHNISHILGHDGTSAV comes from the exons TGTCAGGAGGAAGAAGAACAAAGAGACACACAATGCAG TTGAAAGACACCGCAAAGAGAAGATCAATGCTGGTATCAAACGAATTGGAGACCTCTTGCCCTGCTCTCAGGCCTTAAAACAG AGTAAAAACATGATTCTTGGAGAAGCATTTCGTTACATCACTGAGTTAAAGCAACAGAACGATGAAATGCTGCTTAATGGAGGAGACAAAGTTCAAG CAGAGGAGATAAAACGCTTACGACAGCAGTTGGAGGACCTGAGAAAGGAAAGTGCTCATTACATTGAGCTCCTCAAAGCTAATGGTATCAACTTTCTGGATGACCCTACCATACACTGGAAAGGCAAGCAGCGCTGTGCAAAAGTAGCCAAAATAATGCCAACTCATTTGACACCAAAGGGCATAATTGTATATTCAAATGGGAATTCTACAGCTTGTTCTTCTGCTAAAGCATCCAGTCTTTCAGATCCTGTTTCTCACACTGATAAGCAACCAGTAAGTGCCATAACCATCCAGCCATCTTGTGACGTACAACTGGGAGCAGGGCAAACACTTGCGGTATCaaatgaaacacaaacacaaataaatgacGTAATAGTGTCCTCTgttacaccctcacacattccaCTGGCAACTCTGATTCCTGCTGTGTCTAAACCTTGCCTGGCTGTTGTAGAGCAGTACACTGCTGTTGCACCAGTTGCTCCAAAATTGCCCCCTCCAGTGAATTATATAACTCTTCAAGGCTTATGCCCCAAGCTTGCAGTTACCGCTCCTCTTCAACAAACACAACCTGCCAACTCAACATCGAGTCTAGCATCCTCCACCAGTCTTACAGTACCTCTCAGAATTCAGCCTTTAATTAGTCTTACATCCTTGCCTCAAACTATGATCAGTAATACCACTTTGTCTGATGCTTCTTCAGTGTTTCAACAGGACACAGTCAGATCACTTACCCATACATTACCAACCAACTCTACGCTTCACAGGGCCAGTTCAGCTAGCAGCACCCAGACTACATGGACAACACTACAACTCACTGGTAACACGGTGCAGCCTGTCTGTCAAGCTCTGGCTACAGAATCAAGTATGTCTGGTCAGAATGCTCAGCAACTGTCTGTATGTCCCGTTCTGGCAAATTCACCAGTGCATCCCACTCAACTCAAAGTACAAACCCAAGCCTCTATGCAACCGCAAACACCTGCACCAGTACATACCCCTATTCGGCCTAGGCTTCCCCAGTTGCTTCCTGGTCCTCAGACAGCTGTAGTTACTCAAACATCAATTTTACCACAAGCAACTGTGGTATCTCAATCTGCTGTACTTCATCAGCCTTCTATTATACCACAGACAGCATTACTGCCTCAGCCACAAGCAGGTATAGCGTCTCAGCCTACAATATTACCAAAAGCTGTTCCTCCAGCTCAGTCCCACTCTTACCCAGCCATACAACCGAAGCCTCAACTTCAAAATGCTATACCATCTCAGCATGAGCCCCAGCCTGCAATGCCATCTCTGCCTACAGCCCATCCTGTTGTGATAAGCCAGGCCCAGTCTGCCATTGTGCCTCCACTTCAGCACGCTGTTGTGCCCCAGCCTCAAGCTGCAACACTTCCAGTGCTTCAGACAATGCAGGTTCTGCAGATGAGCTCAGATGGAACGCCAGTTATTGGGAAGACAACCCCTCAAAACAATCCAAATGTTGTTATTCTGCAACAGGCCAATCCATGTCCAGCACCACAAGTAATTAGAGAGGATGTGACCAATCAGACAGCATGCCAGCACATAGTCATAATCCAGACACCAAGTCTGACACCTGCGCCACATAGTTGTCAACCTACTGTCGTGACCACTACAACCCCTAATTTGCATAGTCAGGTAACCACTTCGAGCTCCCCTTGCAGCACAGCTGTTCAAGCTAATGTATCAAAGCAGCTGGTTCACATTCTTCCTCGACCTTCAACACAAGTGCCAACACAGGCACCCCAGACAATCACTGTGAATGGACAGGTCTACGTTTTACAATCAGCAAAGTCATCAGAGAAGGGGAACTCTCATTTCAGCCAAAGTGCTACACCAATCATTCAACATACCAGTGAGGAATTCAACACGGACGTTGCGTTAAATTGTTTGGGTGCCCTCACAAACCTTAGCCAGAGCATTGCACATGTCACAAGTCAAAGCAATGTCCAGCTGCACACTTTGGGTCCTCCTTCCTACACTACAGTGCAGTCTTCTCAAGCAAAGCCTGTCTCTGCAGTCTGTGTTTCTGCTGAGACTGTTCAGTCCCCAGCTGTACCAGTGTCATCAACATCAGTCAGTTGTGCAGTTAATATTCTCCCAAGGAAGAGTAGTGCAGTCTCTGAAAATCAGTCAAAACAGATATGTGTTAAAAGGGCCAGATCAGCTAAAAGGAAAGACtctaaacagaaaaataaatgccAAATTGCTGCAAAGCCAGTGCTTGAAATTGCTTCTGAGGGTACAGAAGGTCATTCATATACTACAACAGAAAAGATCATGAATTCTGCTGATCAAAATATTAGCAGTAAATCTAACAGTCAGAGCAGCCCTGCAGTCCTTAGTGTTGCTGTAACATGTAATTCCTCAAATATCTGTGCAAGTTCAAGTAGTAGAATAGCTGACAATTCTGTTTGTTCTTCAGTAAATGGGTCTGATGTGGATGGCGTAGAAGCATCAAAGGGTAAAGAAAAAGCTACTGATACCTCTGCTTCGTCTCACAGTCTAACGGTTAATACTGCTGTAAGTTCACCTCAGGGTAGTTTTGCAGTCCATACGAGTAGTGTAGTTTTAACCTCTGATACTGAGCTTCAGCCAAATGATTCCGCTGTTAGTATTTTGACCTCACAGTGTAGCACATTTAATGCTAGTTTGCAAGGGTCAGGAACAGTGATGAGGGACAGTTCCACAAAAAGTATACTCACTGAAATGATTCCGCCAAATAAATTAGACGTCTCTAGTTCGACAAGTTGCAGAACCACTGAATCATCCCAGAATAAAGCCACATTGACCAGTGGGTgcactgcagaaaataaatTGGTGGTTTCATGTGCTGATTCTGTACTTCACGAAACTCAGACTATAAATCCAGTCACCAGTGTTGGTGCAGCAAAGAGGATACCAACAGGTAACCTCTTGCCAAAAATTCCACAAGTTCAGACTAACCCCACAAAAGGGGGTAATGGTAAATTGGTGGACTTGCCACATATTCAGACACAGTTTCCTTTGTCTGCAACGTCAGCTTTGTGTTCAGGGCCATCTACATCAATATCCACAGACTCAACCGCCCCCATTCTGCCTCAGGAATCCAGAAATTTAGACACTTTTAATAAGCCACTTAAACAACCAGACATTAATATGTCTATAGCACCCACTAGCCATGTTAATTCTTTGAGTACCAAATTTGCAGAGTCAATTCAGAACAGAGAATCTGTCAGCAGTGATCATTCAAGTGAGACTCCAGAAAATTCAACACAGGAAAATTCTTTCTCTCAGAAAGAGACTGTTCTGTCACAGGAGGTACCTGCTTTGGGAAGTGAATCCTTTGAGTCCccactagtgacaaatcgagagACTGAATCACCAATGGCAGGAGGTTCAGGTAGCAGGGGATTTTCTGTTGCATCTTTACTTCCAACAGGACATAATATCACAAGCTGCCCCAATACATTTGGAGCTTTTAGCTTCACCTCTGAGCAGGCAGAAATCATAGCAATGGCTGCTCGAGCTATATTTGAGCAAGACAGCCCAGGAAGGAGGACTGGTAACTGTAGTAGTGACAACACATCAAGTACGACTGCTACTGGATGGGACCTCCCAAAAGCACAGCAAACCTCCATCACCAAGGAAAGGGTCACAAGTCAGCAAATGAAGCAAGGAAAGCAGACTGACTCAAATATGTCAAAGACTCCGTCCCAGGTTTCTGTTCGAGGTCCTCTGGTTGAGGTTTCAGGCAGTGGTACAACTGGGGTCCGCCTTCCGCTGAGCATGGCTTATTCTCAGTCTCAACATAGCACCCTCACTAGTCTTAATGTCAATAACCTCATCAGGCCAAGTTCTGTTCAGCCTTACCCTGGGTCTCCAAACATTGGTCAGCAAGTTTCTGTTCCATCACCTGGAGGGACAGCAATTATGGGAACTCAGTCAACATCTCAGGTCACCCAAAGCTGCTCGGGTCCTGGGCAAGTTAATGAATATACCCCTTTGAAAAGTGCCCAGATGCGAGCACATGTAAGTGCTGGGATAGCTGAGCGACATCAAAAAGATATGCCAAAACGCTCTGCACAAGATGATCTTGTTCTTCCTATTAACAAGCGTTCCAAGCCTTGCCCATCTTCCAGTGTTGGTAGGATAGATGTTAAGGCGACAGAACATGTCCAAGTCATGACTGGACAACTGGCCACAAGCTCCTCAAGGAATCACTCTGATGGTGGAGCACCCCTGTATTCTGGGAACGCTTTTATGAGCAATGTGCTTCGGACATCTGAAGGACATTGCCCTACTCAGCTGGCTCCACATGAACAAAATCAGTCTACTGTGGTTCATCTCCAACAGGGTCACACACAGCATGTCACACCACAGCCTGGCCAGAATGTGGGAGGCAACCTTTATCTCAAACATCAGcaacaacaagaacaacaaaGACATCTCTACCAACTTCATCACCACCTTACACAACCAGAACCACAGATTCACAATATTCAGCAGAGGTCTCTGTTGCAAGATCAGCATGTCCACAAAAAGAGAGTGGTTCGTGTGGCTCAAACAGGACCCCCTGTGGTTTTGCAGAAACAGCATCATTTGGAAAAGAGCGGGgtacaacagcagcagcagcagtctcAGCAGCACCAACAAGCAGCTCAGCAGCACCAACAGCAAGCTCAGCAGCAACAGCAAACCCAGCAGCACCAACAGCATCCACAGCAAGCACAACACCAACCACAGCAAAAACCCCAGCAGCTTCCACAGCAGCAACCAACACACCAACAGCAAATACAGCAACAGAGTTCACATTCACGGCATCAGCATCTACAGCAGCAGATTCAGCAGCAACAATTTGGGAGTAGACAGGAAAAGAATTGTGAGGGCCAACAGACAGGTCCCAGGGCTCATCAAAACAGTCATTTAAGTCAACAGGACCATCAGCCTGGGCAGGATCATGGAGCTATGCAACGACTGATGAGTTCTCGCACTTTAGAGCAGCAGCTGACCTCGCAGGCTAGCAATCCTGCTTCTCGTTCATCAGAACTTTCCTGTACTACATCACGACAGGAGCGCCATCGTCTCTCTAGTTATTCCGCTGAAGCACTTATTGGGAAGACTTCCTCTGCTGGTGACCAGCGTCTGGGccttcacatgcaggcctctcGTGGCAGTTCGCAGGATCAGTCAGAATTGCAAGGTTATGTTGACTCCTCACGTGGCAAAGGAAGTATTGCACACAATCCCCAAAGTAGGTTGCCCCAAGATCACTCAGGAGCTGCAGACATCCAACGAATGTCAGATTGTTTGCCTTTTAAAACTCTTGTTGGTGGGCATCAGCTAAGCAATTTTGAAGTGCAGGTGTCTCGCAGTGGTGACATGAGCAGTAAATCTGTGGCACCAGTTCAGAGGGGCCCTCAAGTACAAGCAGGATTCCGAATAGGGGCTGGTCCTTCCGGAGATGGACGTGCCCGTGGTAGTTATGGGACACATCCCTCAACACAGGGGGTACAAGCTAGCACAGCTCTGTCACGTGAGCAAGATGCATGCCACCAGAGCTTTATGCAAAGTCTCTTGGCTCCACACCTTCCTGAACAAAGTGGACACCAGAGGGCCTCACAAGGCTGTCCCCAAGTAGGCGTGGAGTATAACTGTGGTCCTGGAGTTTCTTCTGGAGACCTACAAGCTAAAGCCTCAAGTCCTAACTTGCACTCTACACAGAATGCTCCTTCCATGCACCTTGGGGACAACAGTAAAGGACACATTTCTCAGGTTAGTGGAAACTTGCATGGCTCTGGTGTCAGATCAGTTTTACCCCATCCTCCTCCTACATCACACAGTAGCTCAGATACAGGGCGTGTGCAAGGTTCCACCAGGTCACTTTCATCTGTTGGTCAAAGAACCCATCATGTTGGACCAGATCCACAGAGCACAAAGATCCGTCCAGGAGACCGATCTAGATCGGGCAACTTGAGATCTGTAAACTCATTTGAAACTGAGGGTTCCTTGCCACTTCCATCAAGCGGAGGAGTACTGCTCGGACGGCCACAAGCAGGTGGTGAACCTCGGCGCAGAGGTATTGTGCGATTCATGGCAGATGGTGCACAGGCCAGCAGTGACAACAACTTGGTGTCAGATCAGCATCTCACCCAGAACTTTGGCTTTTCCTTTATTGCTGAGGGAGGCATTAATCCTCCACCTCCTATCAACGCAAATGCTTCATTTATTCCCCCAGTAAGCCAGCCCAGTGCCTCACGCACTCCTCTTCTCCCCGTAGAACCTCAGAACACTCTCCCTTCCTTCTACCCTTCATATTCACCTGCTGCTCATCCAAGCCTTCCAAGTGAGATTCCGATACAATATTTCTCTAACCAGATGTTTACAAGTCCAAGTGCTGATAAGAGTAGCACTGCCCCTCTGAACAATCGTTTCGGCTCTATTCTGTCTCCTCCTCGTCCTGTGGGCTTTGCACAGGCAAGCTATCCTCTGCTTACAGATATTACCCCAATGCCTATAGCAAACTCCTCTGGCATTACCCCTCATTTATCCAATTTTAACTTGACTTCCCTATTCCCAGAAATAGCCACAGCAATGCCCCCTGATGGCTCCTCTATGCCCATGTCCCCTTTACTGTCACTTGCCAACACTTCCTCATCGGACTCCAGCAAACAGTCTAATCGACCAGCCCACAATATCAGTCACATACTTGGGCATGATGGGACCTCTGCTGTATAA